A window of Tautonia plasticadhaerens contains these coding sequences:
- a CDS encoding sugar phosphate isomerase/epimerase family protein, which produces MSATRRAFLASPVALPLLGGTPRPMSLGIGISSYGNRTRIEPEFRDPIRFLSHCRGLGAGGVQLPIGSRDEAYADALRAMADEAGMVFEGSTRTPDPDDPADRDRFEAELRTASRAGVTVVRTVMLGGRRYETFDSMEQFERFRDRSARSLRLAAPLLERQGVALAVENHKDFRSDEQIELLREIGSELIGVCVDLGNNLALLEDPAGTIRALAPMAMTCHVKDMAVAEAEDGFLLSEVPLGRGVLDLPGLVAAIRSARPGCRFMLEMITRDPLRIPCLADPYWETLPGVPGRDLARTLALVRGEDRGRSLPRVEGLAPEARIAEEEANVRACLDHAGKALGL; this is translated from the coding sequence ATGTCGGCGACGAGACGGGCCTTCCTCGCCTCCCCCGTGGCCCTGCCCCTGCTGGGGGGGACGCCCCGGCCGATGAGCCTGGGCATCGGCATCAGCTCGTATGGGAATCGGACCCGGATCGAGCCGGAGTTCCGGGACCCGATCCGGTTCCTGTCGCACTGCCGGGGGCTCGGTGCCGGCGGGGTGCAATTGCCGATCGGATCGCGGGACGAGGCCTACGCCGACGCCCTCCGGGCGATGGCCGACGAGGCCGGGATGGTCTTCGAGGGGTCGACACGGACGCCGGACCCGGACGACCCGGCCGACCGGGATCGCTTCGAGGCCGAGCTGCGGACCGCCTCCCGGGCGGGGGTGACGGTCGTCCGGACGGTGATGCTCGGCGGCCGGAGGTACGAGACGTTCGACTCGATGGAGCAGTTCGAGCGGTTCCGGGACCGATCGGCCCGGTCGCTCCGGCTGGCCGCGCCGCTGCTGGAGCGGCAAGGGGTGGCGCTGGCGGTCGAGAACCACAAGGACTTCCGATCGGACGAGCAGATCGAGCTGCTCCGGGAGATCGGCTCGGAACTGATCGGCGTCTGCGTGGATCTGGGGAACAACCTCGCCCTGCTGGAGGACCCGGCGGGGACGATCCGGGCGCTGGCCCCGATGGCGATGACCTGCCACGTCAAGGACATGGCCGTCGCCGAGGCCGAGGACGGCTTCCTGCTCTCGGAGGTGCCGCTCGGCCGGGGGGTGCTCGACCTCCCGGGCCTGGTGGCGGCGATCCGGTCGGCCCGGCCGGGGTGCCGGTTCATGCTGGAGATGATTACGAGGGACCCGCTCCGGATCCCCTGCCTGGCCGACCCGTACTGGGAGACGCTCCCCGGGGTGCCGGGCCGGGACCTGGCCCGGACCCTGGCCCTGGTCCGGGGGGAGGACCGGGGAAGGTCGCTGCCGAGGGTCGAGGGGCTGGCCCCCGAGGCGAGGATCGCCGAGGAGGAGGCCAACGTCCGGGCCTGCCTCGACCACGCCGGGAAGGCCCTGGGCCTCTGA
- a CDS encoding toll/interleukin-1 receptor domain-containing protein yields the protein MTKNEVTYDVFLSASTLDVGVAEVVRRSFESRGLTVFSALEMKAGVRFEDVIRSAMAEARIFVAILTRASMSSANFAVEFGAALAWGKFIYLLNAGISPRDMPAWLSHYRLAPISELDQVIDAILGAIEPLSEEQAVVLGEAYGAVGVASEQLSSRPSSLDQLTQRFNRRAGTSFSPERILQEVIRLRKRGDLPKLSRKTR from the coding sequence ATGACGAAGAACGAGGTCACCTACGATGTGTTCCTCTCGGCGTCCACCTTGGATGTTGGGGTCGCAGAGGTCGTTCGACGATCGTTCGAATCTCGGGGATTGACGGTCTTCTCTGCCCTCGAGATGAAGGCGGGCGTGAGGTTCGAGGATGTGATCCGATCGGCGATGGCGGAGGCGCGAATCTTCGTCGCGATCCTGACCCGGGCTTCGATGAGCAGTGCGAACTTCGCGGTGGAGTTCGGGGCGGCGCTCGCGTGGGGGAAGTTCATCTATCTCCTGAATGCCGGGATCTCACCAAGAGACATGCCTGCTTGGCTTTCGCATTACCGACTCGCCCCGATTTCGGAACTCGATCAGGTTATTGATGCGATCTTAGGCGCGATCGAACCACTCAGCGAGGAGCAGGCGGTGGTGCTGGGCGAGGCGTATGGCGCCGTCGGGGTTGCCTCGGAGCAACTCTCCAGCCGGCCGAGTTCGCTGGACCAATTGACGCAACGTTTTAACCGCCGTGCCGGGACTTCGTTCTCGCCCGAACGGATCCTCCAGGAAGTGATTCGGCTTCGAAAACGTGGTGATCTCCCGAAACTGAGTCGAAAGACCCGCTGA
- a CDS encoding toll/interleukin-1 receptor domain-containing protein, translated as MARPRSTARSRSTTGDYQVFISHATPDKWIAKVLCEKLEGVGATTFRDDRDVDGGDDIPDEIRRQIKRSKELLVLLTPKSVGRPWVLLEIGAAWLWSGKTRITVVLYHVEVDSVPDMLKSKKAIALNDLDEYLSEVAKRVRALGR; from the coding sequence ATGGCAAGGCCCCGGTCAACGGCCCGATCCCGCTCGACAACGGGGGATTATCAGGTTTTTATCAGTCATGCAACTCCCGACAAGTGGATCGCCAAGGTCCTCTGCGAGAAGCTCGAAGGTGTCGGAGCCACGACCTTCCGGGACGATCGAGACGTCGACGGGGGCGACGACATCCCGGACGAGATTCGTCGACAGATCAAGCGATCGAAGGAACTCCTCGTACTACTGACGCCCAAGTCGGTCGGCCGCCCCTGGGTGTTGCTCGAGATCGGCGCGGCGTGGCTCTGGAGCGGGAAGACCCGGATCACCGTCGTCCTCTATCATGTCGAGGTGGATTCGGTCCCCGACATGCTGAAGTCGAAGAAAGCGATCGCGTTGAACGACCTCGACGAGTACCTTTCCGAGGTGGCAAAGCGTGTGAGGGCACTCGGGCGATGA
- the leuD gene encoding 3-isopropylmalate dehydratase small subunit, whose amino-acid sequence MDAFTTHRGKVALLDWSDVNTDLIIPARYLKRVERTGYGPLLFADKRYAPGGAPEPDAPERHGPLAGDFPLNRPEAEGATILVVGRNFGCGSSREHAVWAVQQAGYRALIAPGKGEGFADIFEGNSYNNGLLPIELPEADWRAIAEATRADSSLEATIDLEAGTIALHPSPGGVGPEFRFRVSEADRHRLLNGLDAIGETLQHDPVIGDYENRSPAWASSPGA is encoded by the coding sequence TTGGACGCCTTTACGACCCATCGCGGCAAGGTCGCCCTGCTCGACTGGAGCGACGTCAACACCGACCTGATCATCCCCGCCCGCTACCTGAAGCGGGTCGAGCGGACCGGGTACGGGCCCTTGCTGTTCGCCGACAAGCGCTACGCCCCCGGCGGCGCCCCCGAGCCGGATGCCCCCGAGCGGCACGGCCCCCTCGCCGGGGACTTCCCCCTGAACCGGCCCGAGGCGGAGGGTGCGACCATCCTCGTCGTCGGCCGCAACTTCGGCTGCGGCTCCAGCCGGGAGCACGCCGTCTGGGCCGTCCAGCAGGCCGGCTACCGTGCGCTGATCGCCCCCGGCAAGGGGGAGGGGTTCGCCGACATCTTCGAGGGCAACTCGTACAACAACGGCCTGCTGCCGATCGAGCTGCCCGAGGCCGACTGGCGGGCGATCGCCGAGGCCACCCGGGCCGACTCGTCCCTGGAGGCGACGATCGACCTGGAGGCCGGCACGATCGCCCTGCACCCCTCGCCCGGCGGCGTCGGGCCCGAATTCCGATTCCGGGTCTCCGAGGCCGACCGCCACCGGCTGCTCAACGGCCTCGACGCGATCGGCGAGACGCTCCAGCACGACCCGGTCATCGGCGACTACGAGAACAGGAGCCCGGCCTGGGCGTCGTCCCCCGGGGCATGA
- the leuC gene encoding 3-isopropylmalate dehydratase large subunit — translation MPATLFEKVWDRHVVLATEDATLLYIDRHLVHEVTSPQAFEGLRLTGRKVRRPGLTFATPDHNIPTDDQLDIKDALSRRQVEALRANCREFGIRLYDVGSGHQGIVHVVGPELGITLPGTTIVCGDSHTSTHGAFGALAFGIGTSEVEHVLATQTLWQGPRPKSYGIEVTGRLPAGLEPKDIILAIIRAIGTGGGTGTVFEYYGPAIEALSMEGRMTICNMSIEAGARAGMIGPDDTTFDFIAREDRPFAPKGAAFDAAVADWKSLRTDDPAAFDTHLTIDASSLVPQVTWGTNPGMTVDVTGVIPDPGEVPFASREDAERALAYMGLTPGTPIREIPVEVVFIGSCTNGRIEDLRTAAAVFKGRKVAEGVRAMVVPGSEGVRAQAEAEGLGRIFQEAGAEWRMSGCSMCLAMNPDKLTPGQRSASTSNRNFEGRQGPGGRTHLVSPAMAAAAAVTGRFTDVRTLLADSNSRIGGAGL, via the coding sequence ATGCCCGCGACGCTGTTCGAGAAGGTCTGGGACCGTCACGTCGTCCTCGCCACCGAGGACGCGACGCTGCTGTACATCGACCGCCACCTCGTCCACGAGGTCACCAGCCCCCAGGCCTTCGAGGGGCTCCGCCTCACCGGCCGGAAGGTCCGACGCCCCGGGCTGACCTTCGCCACCCCCGACCACAACATCCCCACCGACGACCAGCTCGACATCAAGGACGCCCTGTCGAGGCGCCAGGTCGAGGCCCTCCGCGCCAACTGCCGGGAATTCGGCATCCGGCTCTACGACGTCGGCAGCGGCCACCAGGGGATCGTCCACGTCGTCGGCCCGGAGCTGGGCATCACCCTGCCCGGCACCACCATCGTCTGCGGCGACAGCCACACCAGCACCCACGGCGCCTTCGGCGCGCTGGCCTTCGGCATCGGCACCAGCGAGGTCGAGCACGTCCTGGCCACCCAGACCCTCTGGCAGGGCCCCCGGCCGAAGTCGTACGGCATCGAGGTGACCGGCCGCCTCCCCGCCGGGCTGGAGCCGAAGGACATCATCCTGGCGATCATCCGGGCCATCGGCACCGGGGGCGGCACCGGCACCGTCTTCGAGTACTACGGCCCGGCGATCGAGGCCCTCTCGATGGAGGGCCGGATGACCATCTGCAACATGTCCATCGAGGCCGGGGCCCGGGCGGGCATGATCGGCCCGGACGACACGACCTTCGACTTCATCGCCCGGGAGGACCGCCCCTTCGCCCCCAAGGGCGCCGCCTTCGACGCCGCCGTGGCGGACTGGAAGTCCCTCCGCACCGACGACCCCGCCGCCTTCGACACGCACCTGACGATCGACGCCTCCTCGCTCGTCCCCCAGGTGACCTGGGGGACGAACCCGGGGATGACGGTCGACGTGACCGGCGTGATCCCCGACCCGGGCGAGGTCCCCTTCGCCTCCCGGGAGGACGCCGAGCGGGCGCTGGCCTACATGGGCCTGACGCCCGGCACCCCCATCCGCGAGATCCCGGTGGAGGTCGTCTTCATCGGCTCCTGCACCAACGGCCGGATCGAGGACCTCCGCACGGCCGCCGCCGTCTTCAAGGGCCGCAAGGTGGCCGAGGGGGTCCGGGCGATGGTGGTGCCCGGCAGCGAGGGGGTCCGGGCCCAGGCCGAGGCCGAGGGGCTCGGCCGGATCTTCCAGGAGGCCGGCGCCGAGTGGCGGATGTCCGGCTGCTCGATGTGCCTGGCGATGAACCCCGACAAGCTCACCCCCGGCCAGCGCTCCGCCAGCACCTCCAACCGCAACTTCGAGGGCCGCCAGGGCCCCGGCGGCCGCACCCACCTCGTCAGCCCCGCCATGGCCGCCGCCGCCGCCGTGACGGGCCGCTTCACCGACGTCCGCACGCTCCTGGCCGATTCGAACTCCCGGATCGGGGGGGCGGGCCTGTAA
- the ruvB gene encoding Holliday junction branch migration DNA helicase RuvB, producing MSAREPIITGGGPPGDGPGRRDVHDDRPQRPADAMDEKLRPQRLAEVIGQRAVAERLSIALEASRKRGEPLPHILFDGPPGLGKTTFATVLHNELGVELAMTSGPALAKNADILPYLTNASAGSILFIDEIHRLPRVVEEFIYPVMEDFRVDIVLGEGMNARTVNLPLKKFTIIGATTRSGMLSGPLRDRFQLHEHLEFYEVEELARIVAINAGKLRTTVTGDAAQELARRSRGTPRLANSRLRWVRDYAVARADGHITRPIAVDALDMQEVDVEGLDRQDRRYIETLIRVFRGGPTGVEAMAATMNVAVDTLTDEVEPYLLRREFIVRTPRGRRATEAAYLHLGLEAPEPDPPFDLLDQPRLFE from the coding sequence ATGAGCGCGAGGGAGCCGATCATCACCGGGGGCGGCCCCCCCGGGGACGGGCCGGGCCGTCGAGACGTCCACGACGACCGCCCCCAGCGGCCCGCCGACGCGATGGACGAGAAGCTCCGCCCCCAGCGGCTGGCCGAGGTGATCGGCCAGCGGGCCGTGGCCGAGCGGCTCTCGATCGCCCTGGAGGCCAGCCGCAAGCGAGGGGAGCCGCTGCCGCACATCCTCTTCGACGGCCCCCCCGGCCTGGGCAAGACGACCTTCGCCACCGTCCTGCACAACGAACTGGGCGTGGAGCTGGCCATGACCAGCGGCCCCGCGCTGGCCAAGAACGCCGACATCCTGCCCTACCTGACCAACGCCTCGGCCGGGTCGATCCTATTCATCGACGAGATCCACCGGCTCCCCCGGGTCGTCGAGGAGTTCATCTACCCCGTCATGGAGGACTTCCGAGTCGACATCGTCCTGGGCGAGGGGATGAACGCCCGGACGGTGAACCTCCCCCTCAAGAAGTTCACCATCATCGGCGCCACCACCCGCAGCGGCATGCTCTCCGGCCCCCTCCGGGACCGCTTCCAGCTGCACGAACACCTGGAGTTCTACGAGGTCGAGGAGCTGGCCCGGATCGTCGCCATCAACGCCGGCAAGCTCCGGACGACCGTCACCGGGGACGCCGCCCAGGAGCTGGCCCGGCGCAGCCGGGGCACCCCCCGGCTCGCCAACTCCCGCCTCCGGTGGGTCCGGGACTACGCCGTCGCCCGGGCCGACGGCCACATCACCCGCCCCATCGCCGTCGACGCCCTGGACATGCAGGAGGTCGACGTCGAGGGGCTCGACCGCCAGGACCGCCGCTACATCGAGACCCTCATCCGGGTCTTCCGGGGGGGGCCGACCGGCGTCGAGGCGATGGCCGCCACCATGAACGTCGCCGTCGACACCCTCACCGACGAGGTCGAGCCCTACCTCCTCCGCCGCGAGTTCATCGTCCGGACCCCCCGGGGCCGACGGGCCACCGAGGCCGCCTACCTCCACCTCGGCCTGGAGGCCCCCGAGCCCGATCCTCCCTTCGACCTCCTCGACCAGCCCCGGCTGTTCGAGTGA
- the lipA gene encoding lipoyl synthase, which yields MPTLRASDKDTSEEDGRATAPPSLPSLPIVGPDGRDVRQVPHRRLPSWLKRPLPESGGMGPTARLIEELGLETICESGKCPNRSECWTRKTASFMVLGEVCTRPCGFCSVPRGKPEAPALDEPDRLAEACARLGLKHVVITSVTRDDLPDGGADHFRRCILAVRARTGAVVEVLTPDFDGDTSAIDTVLSASPEVFNHNIETVARLQRHVRRKSQYPVSLRVLEHAKRARPDLLTKSGLMLGLGETTEEVIETLADLRSVGCDLITIGQYLRPSPKHLPVERYLPPGEFDELGRVARSLGFADVASGPFVRSSYHADRLAAGHHD from the coding sequence ATGCCTACGCTCAGAGCCTCGGATAAGGACACCTCGGAGGAGGACGGTCGCGCGACCGCCCCCCCCTCCTTGCCCTCGTTGCCGATCGTCGGCCCCGACGGCCGGGACGTGCGGCAGGTCCCCCATCGCCGGCTCCCCTCGTGGCTCAAGCGCCCCCTGCCCGAGTCCGGGGGCATGGGCCCCACCGCGCGGCTGATCGAGGAACTCGGGCTGGAGACGATCTGCGAGTCCGGCAAGTGCCCGAACCGGTCGGAGTGCTGGACCCGCAAGACCGCCTCCTTCATGGTCCTCGGCGAAGTCTGCACCCGCCCCTGCGGCTTCTGCTCCGTCCCCCGGGGCAAGCCCGAGGCCCCCGCCCTCGACGAGCCCGACCGCCTGGCCGAGGCCTGCGCCCGGCTCGGCCTGAAGCACGTGGTCATCACCTCCGTCACCCGGGACGACCTGCCCGACGGCGGCGCCGACCACTTCCGCCGCTGCATCCTCGCCGTCCGGGCCCGCACCGGGGCCGTCGTCGAGGTCCTCACCCCCGACTTCGACGGCGACACCTCGGCCATCGACACCGTCCTCTCCGCCTCCCCCGAGGTCTTCAACCACAACATCGAGACGGTCGCCCGCCTCCAGCGGCACGTCCGCCGCAAGAGCCAGTACCCCGTCAGCCTCCGCGTGCTGGAGCACGCCAAGCGGGCCCGCCCCGACCTGCTCACCAAGAGCGGCCTGATGCTCGGCCTCGGCGAGACGACCGAGGAGGTGATCGAGACCCTCGCCGACCTCCGATCCGTCGGCTGCGACCTGATCACCATCGGCCAGTACCTCCGCCCCTCCCCGAAGCACCTGCCCGTCGAGCGCTACCTCCCCCCCGGGGAATTCGACGAGCTGGGGCGGGTCGCCCGATCGCTCGGCTTCGCCGACGTCGCCAGCGGCCCGTTCGTCCGCTCCAGCTACCACGCCGACCGCCTGGCCGCCGGGCACCACGACTGA
- a CDS encoding YihY/virulence factor BrkB family protein, whose product MSFPPIRLRSAFNLGGLSPVQLARRTWCRVSENSLMSRAAAVAFYAMLALVPFLALVLTLTVKALPDLTEATVGQGADLGNQAVSEFERTLEQSFPQEAVGLIKDQIAQIQEGGRLDLLSFGLLVTIWLASALFLEIIDSLNAVHGVSESRPIWRLRIQAIFLTLVQATILISALVSIVAWPQIISAIGLGTGPAFIASAVRWLLIFLMLLSSFALTYYFAPDADTRWEWITPGSLIGSAVFVVATLGFRVYVQNFADYNETYGTLGGVMVLMFWFWISALVLLVSAQVNRVIEDASPIGKKTGQKSDPTDGPDLEHIDPEPAEDSEERRRAHR is encoded by the coding sequence GTGTCATTCCCGCCGATCCGATTGCGGTCCGCCTTCAACCTGGGGGGGCTCTCGCCGGTGCAGCTCGCCCGCAGGACCTGGTGCCGGGTGTCCGAGAATTCGCTGATGAGCCGGGCGGCGGCCGTCGCCTTCTACGCGATGCTCGCCCTGGTGCCGTTCCTGGCGCTGGTGCTCACCCTGACGGTCAAGGCGCTGCCGGACCTCACCGAGGCCACCGTCGGCCAGGGGGCCGACCTGGGCAACCAGGCGGTCTCGGAATTCGAGCGGACCCTGGAGCAGTCCTTCCCCCAGGAGGCGGTCGGGCTGATCAAGGACCAGATCGCCCAGATCCAGGAGGGGGGCCGGCTCGACCTGCTCTCCTTCGGCCTGCTGGTGACGATCTGGCTGGCCTCGGCCCTGTTCCTGGAGATCATCGACTCCCTCAACGCCGTGCACGGCGTCTCCGAGTCCCGGCCGATCTGGAGGCTCCGGATCCAGGCGATCTTCCTGACCCTGGTCCAGGCCACCATCCTCATCTCCGCGCTGGTGTCGATCGTCGCCTGGCCCCAGATCATCAGCGCGATCGGCCTGGGGACCGGCCCGGCCTTCATCGCCTCGGCGGTCCGATGGCTCCTGATCTTCCTGATGCTGCTGTCCAGCTTCGCCCTCACCTACTACTTCGCCCCCGACGCCGACACCCGATGGGAGTGGATCACCCCGGGCAGCCTCATCGGCTCGGCGGTCTTCGTCGTGGCGACCCTCGGCTTCCGCGTCTACGTCCAGAACTTCGCCGACTACAACGAGACTTACGGCACGCTCGGCGGCGTCATGGTCCTGATGTTCTGGTTCTGGATCTCGGCCCTCGTGCTGCTCGTCTCGGCCCAGGTGAACCGGGTCATCGAGGATGCCTCCCCCATCGGCAAGAAGACCGGCCAGAAGTCCGACCCCACTGACGGCCCCGACCTGGAGCACATCGACCCCGAGCCCGCCGAGGACTCCGAGGAACGCCGGCGGGCCCACCGCTGA
- a CDS encoding DUF1559 domain-containing protein has translation MNRTHRGRVARPGFTLIELLVVIAIIGVLIALLLPAVQSAREAARRAQCTNNLKQIALASMNYESAFGSLPPGNLNAPDPEGGLAWYTGVNSFAFILGFIEQGAMLSAYNYDLSMRASANVTAAATNFNAYWCPSDPEAAELIPVNDWYHGQALFPNFTQAARSYVANRGTFWMTDFRYNTLDPCYSTVTRTATGTIYDGSATKLSEIRDGTSNTFLYGEAAFGELWPASRKAWNRWWHSGWMEDAFFDTTVPINKGGPGKTPHDWHSTTAASSYHPGGANFAMADGSVRFIKDTINTWPLGDDGEPVGYSLRYCGSWPIYEQGNAVPGVYQALSTRKGGEVVSADQY, from the coding sequence ATGAACCGAACCCATCGCGGCCGGGTCGCGCGACCCGGCTTCACCCTGATCGAGCTGCTCGTCGTCATCGCCATCATCGGGGTGCTCATCGCCCTCCTGTTGCCGGCCGTGCAGAGCGCCCGCGAGGCGGCCCGCCGCGCCCAGTGCACCAACAACCTCAAGCAGATCGCCCTGGCGAGCATGAACTACGAGTCGGCCTTCGGCTCGCTGCCCCCGGGCAACCTCAACGCCCCCGACCCCGAGGGCGGCCTCGCCTGGTACACCGGCGTCAACAGCTTCGCCTTCATCCTCGGCTTCATCGAGCAGGGCGCCATGCTCAGCGCCTACAACTACGACCTGAGCATGAGGGCCTCGGCCAACGTCACCGCCGCGGCCACCAACTTCAACGCCTACTGGTGCCCCAGCGACCCCGAGGCCGCCGAACTGATCCCGGTCAACGATTGGTACCACGGCCAGGCCCTCTTCCCCAACTTCACCCAGGCCGCCCGCAGCTACGTCGCCAATCGCGGTACCTTCTGGATGACCGACTTCCGCTACAACACCCTCGACCCCTGCTACAGCACGGTCACCCGGACGGCCACCGGCACCATCTACGACGGCAGCGCCACCAAGCTCTCGGAGATCCGGGACGGCACCAGCAACACCTTCCTCTACGGCGAGGCCGCCTTCGGCGAGCTCTGGCCCGCCTCCCGGAAGGCCTGGAACCGCTGGTGGCACTCCGGCTGGATGGAGGACGCCTTCTTCGACACCACCGTCCCGATTAACAAGGGCGGACCCGGCAAGACCCCGCACGACTGGCACAGCACGACGGCCGCCTCCAGCTACCACCCCGGCGGCGCCAACTTCGCCATGGCCGACGGCTCGGTCCGCTTCATCAAGGACACGATCAACACCTGGCCGCTCGGCGACGACGGCGAGCCGGTCGGCTATAGCCTCCGATACTGCGGCAGCTGGCCCATCTACGAGCAGGGCAACGCCGTCCCCGGCGTCTACCAGGCCCTCTCCACCCGCAAGGGCGGCGAGGTCGTCAGCGCCGACCAGTATTGA
- the lipB gene encoding lipoyl(octanoyl) transferase LipB gives MSTVLSPPLEVYLLGLVDFDEAQSLQRRLVYDLGESRAAGALVLCEHPPTISIGRSGSRAHVAADDVELHRHGIDVRWVNRGGGTLLHLPGQLNAYLALDLSRAGLDLRGYLDGLHRAAVAVVNEFGLKGEAHPKAAGVFAGNARVASIGVAVRRWIAYHGLTINVGPFLEPFQLIDEPGPDGSRLRQTSLEAQRQRAAPMPKVRESLIRHLESTFGLTRHHVFTDHPMIRRKARLHAYAQSLG, from the coding sequence ATGTCGACCGTTCTCTCCCCCCCCTTGGAGGTCTACCTGCTCGGCCTGGTCGACTTCGACGAGGCCCAGTCCCTCCAGCGGCGATTGGTGTACGACCTCGGGGAATCCCGGGCCGCGGGGGCCCTGGTGCTCTGCGAGCACCCGCCGACGATCAGCATCGGCCGGTCCGGCAGCCGGGCGCACGTCGCCGCCGACGACGTCGAGTTGCATCGGCACGGCATCGACGTCCGCTGGGTCAACCGGGGTGGGGGGACGCTGCTGCATCTGCCGGGGCAGCTCAACGCCTACCTCGCCCTGGACCTCTCCCGGGCCGGGCTCGACCTCCGGGGCTACCTCGACGGCCTGCACCGGGCCGCGGTCGCCGTGGTCAACGAGTTCGGCCTGAAGGGCGAGGCCCACCCGAAGGCCGCCGGCGTCTTCGCCGGCAATGCCCGGGTCGCCTCGATCGGCGTGGCCGTCAGGCGCTGGATCGCCTATCATGGACTGACGATCAACGTGGGCCCGTTCCTGGAGCCGTTCCAGCTGATCGACGAGCCCGGCCCCGACGGCTCCCGGCTCCGGCAGACCTCCCTGGAGGCCCAGCGACAGCGAGCCGCCCCGATGCCCAAGGTACGGGAGTCCCTGATCCGGCACCTGGAATCGACCTTCGGGCTGACCCGGCACCACGTCTTCACCGACCACCCGATGATCCGCCGCAAGGCCCGACTGCATGCCTACGCTCAGAGCCTCGGATAA
- a CDS encoding methylated-DNA--[protein]-cysteine S-methyltransferase: protein MDMPPATGAAPNRTAEALITRRIETPLGPMVAGATDEGLALLEFAEPDRLGPQLDAARKAIGCRAEEGDHPLLARLAGELFEYFEGTRAEFSVPLRLAGSPFQVMAWQALRDIPFGRTRTYAEQARAIGRPAAVRAVGAANGRNRLAIVVPCHRVVASGGRLCGYGGGLWRKQFLIDLERRHAPGDDAQAGLLFS, encoded by the coding sequence ATGGACATGCCCCCCGCCACCGGAGCGGCCCCGAACCGGACGGCCGAGGCCCTGATCACCCGTCGAATCGAGACCCCCCTCGGCCCGATGGTCGCGGGGGCGACCGACGAGGGGCTCGCGTTGCTGGAGTTCGCCGAGCCGGATCGACTCGGGCCCCAGCTCGACGCCGCCCGGAAGGCGATCGGCTGCCGGGCGGAGGAGGGGGACCACCCCCTGCTGGCCCGGCTCGCCGGGGAGCTGTTCGAGTACTTCGAGGGGACGAGGGCCGAGTTCTCGGTCCCCCTCCGGCTGGCCGGGTCGCCGTTCCAGGTGATGGCCTGGCAGGCGCTCCGGGACATCCCCTTCGGCCGGACCCGGACCTACGCTGAGCAGGCCCGGGCGATCGGCCGGCCGGCGGCCGTCCGGGCCGTGGGCGCGGCGAACGGCCGGAACCGGCTGGCGATCGTCGTGCCCTGCCACCGCGTCGTGGCCTCGGGGGGCCGCCTCTGCGGCTACGGGGGCGGTCTCTGGCGCAAGCAATTCCTGATCGACCTGGAGCGCCGTCATGCCCCGGGGGACGACGCCCAGGCCGGGCTCCTGTTCTCGTAG